A single genomic interval of Sinorhizobium meliloti harbors:
- a CDS encoding cation-translocating P-type ATPase has protein sequence MSCCAVGAATMLAEGGQASPASEELWLASRNLGGGLRQSELSVPDAYCGACIATIEGALRAKPEVERARVNLSSRRVSIVWKEEVGGRRTDPCDFLHAIAERGYQTHLFSPGGEEGDDLLKQLILAVAVSGFAATNIMLLSVSVWSGADAATRDLFHWISALIAGPALIYAGRFFYKSAWNAIRHGRTNMDVPIALAVSLSYGMSLYETIGHGEHAWFDASVTLLFFLLIGRTLDHMMRGRARTAISGLARLSPRGATVVHPDGSREYRAVDEIKPGERLIVAAGERIPVDGRVLSGTSDLDRSVVNGESSPTVVATGDTVQAGTLNLTGPLTLEATAASRDSFIAEIIGLMEAAEGGRARYRRIADRAARYYSPAVHLLALLTFVGWMLVEGDIHHAMLIAVAVLIITCPCALGLAVPVVQIVAAGRLFQGGVMVKDGTAMERLAEIDTVLLDKTGTLTIGRPRLVNAHEIAGGRLAIAAAIAVHSRHPIAIAIQNSAGAIPALAGDIREIPGAGIEVKTTDGVYRLGSRGFAVGDPGSGGGQSEAILSFNFRELACFRFEDRPRPASRESIEALGRLDIATGILSGDREPVVAALARSLGISNWHAELSPREKVEACAAAAEAGHKALVVGDGINDAPVLRAAHVSMAPATAADVGRQAADFVFMHEALSAVPFAIETSRHAGRLIRQNFVLAIGYNVIAVPIAILGYATPLVAAVAMSTSSLVVVFNALRLKRSLAAGKAATPSPLMHSDAVTS, from the coding sequence ATGAGCTGCTGCGCCGTTGGTGCGGCAACCATGCTTGCCGAAGGAGGGCAGGCGTCGCCCGCCTCCGAGGAACTTTGGCTTGCGAGCCGGAACCTCGGAGGCGGGTTGCGCCAGTCGGAGCTGAGCGTCCCCGACGCCTATTGCGGTGCCTGCATCGCCACGATCGAAGGAGCGCTGCGCGCCAAGCCCGAAGTCGAACGCGCCCGCGTCAATCTCTCCTCCCGTCGGGTTTCAATCGTCTGGAAGGAGGAGGTTGGCGGTCGGCGCACCGATCCCTGTGACTTCTTGCATGCCATCGCTGAGCGTGGTTATCAGACACACCTCTTTTCGCCCGGCGGGGAAGAGGGCGACGACCTGCTGAAGCAGTTGATCCTCGCGGTTGCCGTTTCCGGCTTCGCCGCAACCAATATCATGCTGCTCTCCGTCTCAGTCTGGTCCGGGGCGGATGCGGCCACCCGCGATCTCTTCCACTGGATCTCGGCGCTGATCGCCGGACCAGCGCTGATCTATGCTGGCCGCTTTTTCTACAAGTCGGCATGGAACGCCATTCGCCACGGCCGAACCAACATGGATGTGCCGATCGCGCTCGCCGTCAGCCTTTCCTATGGCATGTCGCTCTACGAGACGATTGGTCATGGCGAACATGCCTGGTTCGATGCATCCGTGACCTTGCTGTTCTTCCTGCTGATCGGCCGTACGCTCGATCACATGATGCGGGGCCGTGCACGAACGGCGATCAGCGGTCTCGCACGCCTGTCGCCGCGCGGGGCCACGGTTGTCCATCCGGATGGCTCGCGCGAGTACCGCGCCGTCGACGAGATCAAGCCAGGCGAACGCCTGATTGTCGCGGCTGGCGAGCGTATCCCCGTCGATGGACGGGTGCTGTCCGGGACAAGCGACCTCGATCGCTCCGTAGTTAACGGCGAGAGCTCGCCGACCGTGGTCGCCACAGGGGACACGGTTCAGGCCGGCACGCTCAACCTCACCGGTCCGCTCACGCTGGAGGCGACCGCCGCGTCGCGCGACTCGTTTATCGCCGAAATCATCGGATTGATGGAGGCTGCCGAAGGGGGCAGGGCGCGCTACCGACGCATAGCCGACCGCGCTGCCCGCTATTACTCGCCGGCCGTCCATCTGCTGGCACTCCTGACCTTTGTCGGCTGGATGCTAGTGGAGGGAGATATCCACCATGCCATGCTGATCGCAGTGGCGGTGCTCATCATCACATGCCCCTGCGCTCTTGGACTCGCGGTTCCCGTTGTCCAGATCGTTGCGGCCGGGCGGCTGTTCCAAGGCGGTGTCATGGTCAAGGATGGCACAGCGATGGAGCGTCTCGCTGAGATCGACACAGTGCTCCTGGATAAGACCGGCACGCTGACCATCGGCAGACCACGGCTCGTGAATGCGCACGAGATCGCAGGGGGTCGGCTCGCCATTGCGGCGGCTATCGCGGTGCATTCGCGCCATCCGATCGCAATAGCGATTCAGAATTCGGCAGGGGCGATCCCTGCGCTTGCCGGCGATATCCGGGAAATTCCCGGCGCCGGCATCGAAGTGAAGACCACGGACGGCGTCTATCGGCTCGGAAGCCGCGGCTTTGCGGTCGGCGATCCGGGCTCCGGTGGCGGGCAATCGGAGGCTATCCTGTCGTTTAATTTTCGTGAGCTTGCCTGCTTCCGGTTCGAGGATCGGCCGCGCCCCGCGTCGCGCGAATCGATCGAAGCCCTTGGCCGCCTGGACATTGCGACGGGAATCCTATCCGGCGACCGGGAGCCTGTGGTCGCGGCCCTCGCCAGAAGTTTGGGGATTTCAAACTGGCATGCCGAACTCTCGCCACGCGAAAAAGTCGAGGCATGCGCCGCTGCCGCCGAGGCAGGTCACAAGGCCCTGGTAGTGGGGGACGGCATAAACGACGCGCCGGTTCTGCGTGCGGCACACGTTTCCATGGCTCCGGCGACTGCCGCCGATGTAGGGCGCCAGGCTGCCGACTTCGTCTTTATGCATGAAGCCCTTTCGGCAGTTCCCTTCGCCATCGAGACTTCGCGGCACGCCGGACGACTTATCAGGCAGAACTTCGTGCTGGCGATTGGCTACAACGTCATCGCCGTGCCGATCGCAATTCTTGGCTACGCGACTCCGCTCGTTGCCGCTGTCGCTATGTCCACCTCGTCGCTCGTGGTGGTCTTCAATGCTCTGAGACTGAAGCGCAGCCTTGCCGCAGGTAAGGCCGCGACGCCATCCCCATTGATGCATTCAGACGCGGTGACCTCATGA
- the ccoN gene encoding cytochrome-c oxidase, cbb3-type subunit I, with translation MKHTVEMVVLAVGAFLALVGAGLAQDRQFGAHMWVLFFVLLAGTLVLMRRVDFRPAIAGHPGRRNEYFDEVVKYGVIATVFWGVVGFLVGVVVALQLAFPDLNVEPWFNFGRVRPLHTSAVIFAFGGNALIATSFYVVQRTSRARLFGGDLGWFVFWGYQLFIVLAATGYLLGITQSREYAEPEWYVDLWLTIVWIAYLVAFLGTVLKRQEPHIYVANWFYLAFIVTIAMLHVVNNLAVPVSFLGSKSYSAFSGVQDALTQWWYGHNAVGFFLTAGFLAMMYYFIPKQVNRPVYSYRLSIIHFWAIIFMYIWAGPHHLHYTALPDWAQTLGMVFSIMLWMPSWGGMINGLMTLSGAWDKIRTDPVVRMMVMAVAFYGMATFEGPMMSIKTVNSLSHYTDWTIGHVHSGALGWNGLITFGAIYYLVPKLWNRERLYSVRMVNWHFWLATLGIVVYAAVMWVAGIQQGLMWREYDDQGFLVYSFAETVAAMFPYYVMRAAGGALFLAGALLMAFNVTMTILGRVRDEEPIFGAVPLPAPAE, from the coding sequence ATGAAACACACAGTCGAGATGGTCGTGCTTGCCGTGGGCGCCTTCCTGGCGCTGGTCGGAGCCGGCCTTGCGCAGGACCGCCAGTTCGGCGCGCACATGTGGGTGCTGTTCTTCGTGCTGCTCGCCGGCACCCTGGTGCTCATGCGCCGCGTTGACTTCCGTCCGGCTATCGCGGGTCATCCCGGCCGTCGAAACGAATACTTTGACGAGGTCGTGAAGTACGGCGTAATCGCGACGGTATTCTGGGGCGTGGTCGGCTTTCTCGTCGGTGTGGTCGTTGCCCTTCAGCTCGCCTTTCCCGATCTCAACGTGGAGCCTTGGTTCAACTTCGGCCGGGTACGGCCGCTTCACACGTCCGCCGTCATTTTCGCCTTCGGGGGCAACGCGCTTATCGCAACTTCGTTTTATGTCGTGCAGCGTACCAGCCGCGCACGGCTCTTCGGTGGGGACCTCGGTTGGTTCGTCTTCTGGGGATACCAGCTCTTTATCGTCCTCGCGGCTACCGGCTACCTGCTCGGAATTACCCAGAGTCGCGAGTATGCGGAGCCGGAATGGTACGTCGACCTCTGGCTCACCATCGTGTGGATCGCCTACCTCGTCGCCTTCCTCGGCACGGTCCTGAAGCGCCAGGAACCGCATATCTATGTGGCGAACTGGTTCTACCTCGCCTTCATCGTCACCATCGCGATGCTGCACGTCGTCAACAATCTGGCGGTGCCCGTCTCCTTCCTTGGTTCGAAGAGCTACTCCGCATTTTCCGGCGTGCAAGACGCGCTGACGCAGTGGTGGTACGGGCACAACGCGGTGGGCTTCTTTCTCACGGCGGGCTTCCTGGCGATGATGTACTACTTCATCCCGAAACAGGTGAACCGCCCTGTCTATTCCTACCGTCTGTCGATCATCCACTTCTGGGCGATCATCTTCATGTACATCTGGGCCGGTCCTCACCACCTGCATTACACGGCACTGCCCGACTGGGCGCAAACGCTCGGCATGGTCTTCTCCATCATGCTCTGGATGCCCTCGTGGGGCGGCATGATCAACGGCCTGATGACGCTGTCTGGCGCCTGGGACAAAATCCGGACCGATCCGGTGGTCCGCATGATGGTGATGGCCGTCGCCTTCTACGGCATGGCGACCTTCGAAGGCCCGATGATGTCGATTAAGACAGTCAACTCGCTCAGCCACTACACTGACTGGACCATCGGCCACGTCCATTCCGGCGCGCTCGGGTGGAACGGACTGATCACTTTCGGCGCGATCTACTATCTCGTGCCGAAGCTGTGGAACCGCGAACGGCTCTATAGCGTGCGCATGGTCAACTGGCACTTCTGGCTCGCCACCCTCGGCATCGTCGTCTACGCCGCTGTTATGTGGGTCGCCGGTATTCAGCAAGGTTTGATGTGGCGCGAATACGACGACCAAGGCTTCCTCGTGTACTCCTTCGCGGAAACGGTCGCGGCCATGTTCCCCTACTATGTCATGCGCGCCGCCGGCGGCGCCCTGTTTCTCGCCGGCGCGCTCCTCATGGCCTTCAACGTAACCATGACGATACTCGGGCGCGTCCGCGATGAAGAACCGATCTTTGGTGCTGTACCGCTGCCGGCGCCTGCAGAATAG
- the ccoO gene encoding cytochrome-c oxidase, cbb3-type subunit II, whose translation MSILDKHAILERNATLLLIGSLLVVSIGGIVEIAPLFYLENTIEKVEGMRPYSPLELAGRDIYIREGCYVCHSQMIRPFRDEVERYGHYSLAAESMYDHPFQWGSKRTGPDLARVGDRYSNEWHVQHMIEPRSVVPESVMPSYAFLKETPLEVTNIAMSLKANRAVGVPYTDEMIGNAAADLKAQADPNADGSGVKARYPKAKLGDFDGDPQRLTEMDALVAYLQMLGTLVDFSTYDDAAGYR comes from the coding sequence ATGTCCATTCTCGACAAACACGCGATACTCGAGCGCAATGCCACGCTGCTGCTGATAGGCTCGCTCCTGGTCGTTTCCATCGGCGGAATCGTCGAAATCGCGCCGCTCTTCTATCTCGAAAACACCATCGAGAAAGTCGAGGGCATGCGGCCATACTCCCCGCTTGAGCTTGCCGGCCGAGACATCTACATCCGCGAGGGATGCTACGTCTGTCACAGCCAGATGATCCGTCCTTTCCGTGATGAGGTGGAGCGGTACGGCCATTACTCGTTGGCGGCGGAGTCGATGTACGACCATCCCTTTCAATGGGGTTCCAAGCGAACCGGACCGGATCTCGCCCGCGTCGGCGACCGCTATTCCAATGAATGGCATGTCCAGCACATGATCGAGCCCCGCTCAGTCGTACCGGAATCTGTAATGCCGAGCTATGCGTTCCTGAAGGAGACACCGCTCGAGGTGACGAATATTGCCATGAGCCTTAAGGCGAACAGAGCTGTCGGGGTCCCCTACACCGACGAGATGATCGGAAACGCGGCTGCGGACCTTAAGGCCCAGGCCGATCCGAATGCCGACGGTTCGGGCGTGAAGGCACGCTATCCCAAGGCCAAGCTCGGCGACTTCGACGGTGATCCGCAAAGGCTTACGGAGATGGATGCGCTCGTCGCCTATCTCCAGATGCTGGGCACGCTCGTCGACTTCTCCACCTACGACGACGCCGCCGGCTATCGCTGA
- a CDS encoding FixH family protein, with translation MSTTTKQRDPERGFTGWHMVAVMGLFFGTIISVNLVMAWNASRSWSGLVVENTYVASQQFNGKVAEGRAFQASGIKGRLTAEPGAIRYVLTRNGEPDRQIDKVIAVLKRPVEEHEDLRVELHPRGEGAFILAEELKPGQWIAAMTAMAGGAVVHRQTIRFIAGGGDK, from the coding sequence ATGAGCACGACAACGAAACAGCGCGACCCGGAGCGCGGATTCACCGGTTGGCACATGGTGGCGGTCATGGGCCTCTTCTTCGGCACCATCATCTCCGTCAACCTCGTCATGGCTTGGAACGCCAGCCGAAGCTGGAGCGGCCTTGTCGTCGAGAACACCTACGTCGCCAGCCAGCAATTCAACGGCAAGGTGGCTGAGGGCCGCGCCTTTCAGGCAAGCGGCATCAAGGGACGACTAACGGCCGAACCCGGCGCAATCCGCTACGTCCTTACCCGCAACGGAGAACCGGACCGACAAATCGACAAGGTAATCGCCGTTCTCAAACGACCGGTTGAGGAGCATGAGGACCTTCGCGTCGAGCTCCATCCGCGGGGCGAGGGTGCTTTCATATTGGCCGAAGAGCTGAAGCCCGGTCAATGGATAGCCGCCATGACGGCCATGGCGGGGGGTGCGGTAGTTCACCGTCAGACTATCCGCTTCATCGCAGGGGGAGGTGACAAATGA
- the ccoS gene encoding cbb3-type cytochrome oxidase assembly protein CcoS, which translates to MNTLIYLIPIALSLGGLGLVAFLWALKSGQYEDLDGASWRVLDDGDGKGESSRTF; encoded by the coding sequence ATGAACACCCTCATCTATCTCATTCCAATCGCACTCAGTCTCGGTGGTCTGGGGCTCGTCGCATTTCTGTGGGCGCTCAAGAGCGGACAGTACGAGGACCTCGATGGAGCCTCCTGGCGCGTACTCGACGACGGCGATGGCAAGGGTGAATCGAGCCGGACTTTCTAG
- the ccoP gene encoding cytochrome-c oxidase, cbb3-type subunit III — protein sequence MADKHKHVDEVSGVETTGHEWDGIRELNNPMPRWWVYSFYATVIWAIGYAIAYPSWPMLTEATKGVLGYSSRAEVSVELNAARAAQAGNLEQIASSSVEEIIANPQLQKFAVSAGASVFKVNCAQCHGSGAAGGQGFPNLNDDDWLWGGKPEEIYQTIAHGVRHAPDGETRVSEMPPFGDMLTPEQMQQTAAYVVSLTQAPSQPHLVEQGKQVFADNCASCHGADAKGNREMGAPNLADAIWLKGEGEQAVIAQMKTPKHGVMPAWLPRLGDHAVKQLAVFVHSLGGGE from the coding sequence ATGGCCGACAAGCACAAGCACGTCGACGAGGTCAGCGGCGTAGAAACCACCGGGCATGAGTGGGACGGCATCCGCGAACTCAATAATCCGATGCCGCGCTGGTGGGTCTACAGCTTTTATGCCACGGTCATCTGGGCGATCGGCTATGCGATCGCCTATCCCTCGTGGCCTATGCTGACGGAGGCGACCAAGGGCGTGCTCGGCTATTCGAGTCGCGCCGAAGTCAGCGTCGAACTGAACGCTGCCAGGGCTGCACAGGCCGGCAACCTGGAGCAGATCGCATCGAGCTCGGTCGAGGAGATCATCGCAAATCCGCAACTGCAGAAATTCGCCGTTTCAGCCGGGGCTTCCGTCTTCAAGGTGAACTGCGCCCAGTGCCACGGCTCGGGGGCTGCGGGCGGGCAGGGCTTCCCGAATCTCAATGACGACGACTGGCTCTGGGGCGGCAAGCCGGAAGAAATTTATCAGACCATAGCTCATGGGGTTCGCCACGCCCCCGACGGGGAGACTCGGGTTTCGGAGATGCCGCCCTTCGGCGACATGCTGACGCCAGAGCAGATGCAGCAGACGGCCGCCTACGTCGTGAGCCTCACTCAGGCACCGTCGCAACCGCACCTCGTCGAGCAGGGCAAGCAGGTCTTCGCCGACAATTGCGCTTCCTGCCATGGCGCAGACGCGAAAGGAAACCGTGAGATGGGAGCACCCAACCTCGCCGATGCGATCTGGCTCAAGGGCGAGGGCGAGCAGGCGGTCATCGCGCAGATGAAGACGCCGAAGCATGGCGTGATGCCCGCATGGCTGCCGCGCCTCGGCGACCACGCCGTCAAGCAGCTCGCGGTGTTCGTCCACTCGCTGGGCGGCGGCGAGTAG
- the ccoG gene encoding cytochrome c oxidase accessory protein CcoG, producing MLHQPITKASVERLDAEAVNAARVRGPLYEKRRKIFPKRTEGRFRRFRWLVMLMTLGIYYLTPWIRWDRGAHAPDQAVLIDLASRRFYFFFIEIWPQEFFFVAGLLVMAGFGLFLVTSAVGRAWCGYACPQTVWVDLFLVVERFIEGDRNARMRLDAGAWSLDKIRKRMAKHSVWLAIGVATGGAWIFYFADAPSLLASLVALDAPPVAYTTIGILTATTYVFGGLMREQVCTYMCPWPRIQAAMLDENSLVVTYNDWRGEPRSRHAKKAAAAGEVVGDCVDCNACVAVCPMGIDIRDGQQLECITCALCIDACDGVMDKLGRERGLISYATLSDYAANMALATSGGTAEIDPTRVRDANGAFRDKVRHLNWRIVFRPRVLVYFGVWAIVGLGLLFGLLARDRLELNVLHDRNPQFVVESDGSVRNGYMVKLLNMIPEQRTISLTIEGMPAATMRVAGQATGDGRSITIGVEPDKVTPLKVFVTLPKGRLAEAEEGFSLIAEDPSSHERDVYQANFNLPGAARR from the coding sequence ATGCTCCACCAGCCGATAACCAAAGCTTCAGTCGAACGGCTCGATGCCGAAGCGGTCAATGCCGCGCGCGTGCGAGGGCCGCTCTACGAGAAGCGTCGGAAGATCTTCCCGAAGAGGACCGAGGGTCGCTTCCGCCGGTTCAGGTGGCTGGTGATGCTGATGACGCTCGGCATCTACTATCTGACGCCGTGGATCCGTTGGGACCGCGGGGCGCATGCGCCGGATCAGGCAGTCCTTATCGACCTCGCTTCCCGGCGTTTCTATTTCTTCTTCATAGAGATTTGGCCGCAGGAGTTCTTCTTCGTTGCGGGGCTCCTCGTCATGGCGGGCTTCGGTCTCTTCCTGGTGACTTCGGCGGTCGGGCGGGCCTGGTGCGGCTATGCCTGCCCGCAGACCGTCTGGGTCGACCTTTTCCTCGTCGTCGAGCGCTTCATCGAGGGCGACCGCAACGCGCGCATGCGCCTCGACGCTGGAGCGTGGAGCCTCGACAAAATCCGCAAGCGCATGGCCAAGCATTCCGTCTGGCTGGCGATCGGGGTTGCGACCGGCGGTGCGTGGATATTCTATTTCGCCGATGCGCCCTCGCTTTTGGCGAGCCTGGTCGCGCTCGATGCGCCGCCGGTCGCCTATACCACGATCGGCATTCTGACCGCGACGACCTATGTCTTCGGCGGACTGATGCGCGAGCAGGTCTGCACTTACATGTGCCCATGGCCGCGCATCCAGGCGGCCATGCTGGACGAGAACTCGCTCGTCGTCACTTACAACGACTGGCGGGGGGAGCCGCGCTCGCGGCATGCGAAGAAGGCGGCGGCTGCCGGCGAAGTCGTCGGGGATTGCGTCGACTGCAACGCCTGCGTCGCCGTCTGTCCCATGGGCATCGACATTCGCGATGGCCAGCAGCTCGAATGCATCACCTGCGCCCTCTGCATCGACGCCTGCGACGGCGTGATGGACAAGCTCGGCCGCGAGCGCGGGCTGATCTCATACGCGACGCTCAGCGACTATGCCGCCAATATGGCCCTTGCGACCAGCGGCGGGACTGCGGAGATCGACCCGACCCGCGTGCGCGACGCCAATGGCGCCTTCCGTGACAAGGTGCGGCATCTCAACTGGCGCATCGTCTTCCGGCCCCGCGTTCTCGTCTATTTCGGCGTCTGGGCGATTGTCGGACTCGGTCTTCTTTTCGGCCTGCTGGCGCGCGACCGACTGGAACTGAACGTCCTGCACGACCGCAACCCCCAGTTCGTCGTAGAATCCGACGGCTCGGTGCGCAACGGCTATATGGTGAAGCTGCTCAACATGATCCCCGAACAGCGTACCATCAGCCTGACGATCGAGGGTATGCCCGCCGCCACCATGCGCGTGGCCGGCCAGGCGACCGGCGACGGGCGCAGCATCACCATCGGCGTCGAGCCGGACAAGGTCACCCCACTCAAGGTCTTCGTCACGTTGCCGAAGGGTAGACTCGCCGAAGCGGAAGAGGGCTTCTCCCTCATTGCGGAGGATCCGTCCAGCCACGAACGCGATGTGTACCAGGCCAATTTCAATCTGCCGGGAGCAGCAAGACGATGA
- the ccoN gene encoding cytochrome-c oxidase, cbb3-type subunit I: MGQLTTRERDRAAAILLVLAIVGIAMAAAGRFDPLGVHGAIVLLYSLGLLYVIMSSSFGPPPDPSRISRYYDDPIKVGVWFTLFWAIFGMFVGVWAAAQLAWPSLNFDTAWASFGRIRPAHTTGVIFGFGGNALIATSFHVVQRTSRARLADQLSPWFVLFGYNLFCILAVTGYFMGVTQSKEYAEAEWYADLWLVIVWVTYFILYIRTLARRREPHIYVANWYYMAFIVVVAILHIINNLTVPVSLGHAKSYTIWAGVQDSMVQWWYGHNAVAFFLTAGFLAMLYYYLPKRAERPIFSYRLSILSFWGITFFYMWAGSHHLHYTALPHWVQNLGMTFSVMLLVPSWASAGNALLTLNGAWHKVRDDATLRFIMMAAFFYGLSTFEGSFLAVRPVNSLSHYTDWTVGHVHAGALGWVALITYGSLYTLVPAIWKRERMYSAALVEVHFWLAFAGTVIYVFAMWNSGIIQGLMWRTYTGEGTLAYSFVDSLVAMYPYYIARAFGGLLFLIGAVVATYNIWMTVRGVPVLAERHDDVPVAAPLPKGAATGPAE, from the coding sequence ATGGGACAGTTGACGACGCGAGAACGGGATCGAGCCGCGGCAATATTGCTCGTCCTGGCTATTGTGGGCATAGCCATGGCGGCAGCAGGCCGGTTCGACCCGCTCGGAGTACATGGCGCGATTGTCCTCTTATACAGCCTCGGCCTGCTGTATGTTATAATGTCGAGCTCGTTCGGACCTCCGCCGGATCCGTCGCGGATCTCCCGCTACTACGACGATCCCATCAAGGTCGGCGTCTGGTTCACGTTGTTTTGGGCGATCTTCGGCATGTTCGTCGGAGTCTGGGCCGCCGCGCAGCTCGCCTGGCCTAGCCTCAATTTCGATACCGCCTGGGCGAGCTTCGGGCGGATCAGGCCGGCCCACACGACCGGGGTGATTTTCGGGTTCGGCGGCAACGCCCTGATCGCAACCTCGTTCCACGTGGTTCAAAGGACCTCGCGCGCCCGGCTGGCGGACCAACTCAGCCCATGGTTCGTGCTGTTCGGCTACAATCTCTTCTGCATTCTGGCCGTGACCGGCTATTTCATGGGCGTCACGCAGTCGAAGGAATATGCCGAGGCAGAATGGTATGCCGACCTCTGGCTCGTCATCGTCTGGGTCACCTATTTCATCCTCTACATCCGGACGCTGGCGCGGCGCAGGGAGCCTCACATCTACGTCGCCAACTGGTACTACATGGCCTTCATCGTGGTCGTGGCGATCCTGCACATCATCAACAACCTGACAGTTCCGGTCTCCCTGGGGCATGCCAAGAGCTACACGATCTGGGCGGGCGTGCAGGACTCGATGGTGCAGTGGTGGTACGGGCACAATGCGGTCGCTTTCTTCCTGACGGCAGGCTTCCTGGCGATGCTCTATTACTACCTGCCGAAGCGTGCCGAGCGGCCCATCTTTTCCTATCGGCTGTCTATCCTCAGCTTTTGGGGCATAACCTTCTTCTACATGTGGGCCGGCTCGCACCACCTTCATTATACGGCCCTGCCGCATTGGGTGCAGAACCTCGGCATGACATTCTCTGTGATGCTGCTTGTTCCCTCATGGGCATCGGCCGGCAACGCGCTGCTGACCCTGAACGGCGCCTGGCACAAGGTTCGCGACGACGCGACGCTGCGCTTCATTATGATGGCCGCCTTCTTTTACGGCCTGTCGACCTTCGAGGGATCTTTCCTCGCGGTCCGTCCCGTCAATTCGCTTTCGCACTACACCGACTGGACAGTCGGCCATGTCCACGCAGGGGCCCTGGGCTGGGTGGCGTTGATCACCTACGGTTCGCTCTACACGCTCGTGCCGGCGATCTGGAAGCGCGAGAGGATGTATTCGGCAGCCCTCGTTGAGGTCCATTTCTGGCTCGCCTTCGCCGGCACCGTGATCTACGTCTTCGCAATGTGGAACTCGGGCATCATTCAGGGCCTGATGTGGCGGACCTATACCGGGGAGGGGACGCTCGCCTATTCCTTCGTGGATTCCCTGGTGGCGATGTACCCCTACTACATTGCACGCGCCTTCGGCGGCCTGCTGTTCCTGATCGGAGCCGTTGTCGCCACCTACAACATCTGGATGACCGTTCGCGGCGTCCCTGTGCTGGCTGAACGGCACGACGACGTTCCGGTCGCCGCGCCATTGCCGAAAGGCGCGGCAACGGGACCGGCGGAGTAG
- a CDS encoding cbb3-type cytochrome c oxidase subunit 3 gives METYTAMRHFADSWGLLAMTLFFLGVVFFIFRPGAKKAAAQASVIPLKED, from the coding sequence ATGGAAACGTACACGGCCATGCGCCATTTTGCTGATAGCTGGGGATTGCTCGCGATGACGTTGTTCTTCCTCGGTGTCGTTTTTTTCATCTTCCGCCCCGGCGCCAAGAAGGCTGCCGCTCAGGCGTCTGTCATCCCGCTGAAGGAGGACTGA
- a CDS encoding Crp/Fnr family transcriptional regulator: MKTLQLTSSDRTTFLSSRFFGRLPCSTVDAIIEDTRLSTYKEHDILFHKGDSIDDVFFVLSGLIRLYRVGKDGREADVAVFSKGEMFAENVMYLGRATASAEAAEASNIARIDSAKLRQFAAADPDVAQAFIEHLCHRGNITEDLLAQDRLLTATQRVASYILSHCPNGTTTSFSFRLPFQKYVLAGKLGLAPEALSRAFSTLRQSGVTVKGRMIEIHDRHELERI; the protein is encoded by the coding sequence ATGAAGACGCTGCAATTGACTTCGAGCGATAGGACGACCTTCCTGAGTTCGCGCTTCTTCGGACGGCTGCCGTGCTCCACCGTCGACGCCATTATCGAGGACACAAGGCTATCGACCTACAAGGAGCACGATATCCTCTTCCACAAGGGCGACAGCATCGACGACGTGTTCTTTGTACTTTCAGGTCTGATCCGCCTCTACCGTGTTGGAAAAGACGGGCGCGAGGCCGATGTGGCGGTGTTCTCCAAAGGCGAAATGTTTGCCGAGAACGTCATGTACCTGGGGCGTGCCACCGCCAGCGCGGAGGCTGCCGAAGCATCCAACATTGCGCGTATTGACAGCGCCAAGCTTCGCCAATTCGCCGCCGCAGACCCCGATGTGGCGCAGGCTTTCATCGAGCATCTCTGCCATCGAGGCAATATAACGGAAGACCTGCTCGCACAAGATCGCCTGCTCACCGCTACGCAGCGCGTTGCAAGCTACATCCTCAGCCATTGTCCAAACGGCACCACCACAAGCTTCTCGTTCCGCTTGCCGTTCCAGAAGTACGTGCTTGCGGGGAAGCTTGGCCTGGCCCCGGAAGCCCTGTCACGCGCCTTTTCGACGCTGCGCCAGTCCGGGGTCACCGTAAAGGGTCGGATGATTGAGATTCACGACCGGCACGAGCTGGAGCGGATCTAA